A part of Gambusia affinis linkage group LG19, SWU_Gaff_1.0, whole genome shotgun sequence genomic DNA contains:
- the slc2a6 gene encoding solute carrier family 2, facilitated glucose transporter member 6 isoform X1, which yields MTSENTPLLRRTASSLSEINNSRLYLAVFSAVLGNFNFGYSLVYPSPVLPKLTSPDADPRLRMDPNQAAWFGSIYSLGAAAGGLGAMLLNDLIGRKMSIMMSAVPSTAGYTLMGGAVNLSMLHAGRFLTGVAGGMTAASIPVYISEISHKKVRGALGSCPQITAVFGTLTLYALGLVVPWRWLAVAGSVPAVLMVVLLVFMPSSPRRLLSLGQEQKAEKALRWLRGSNYNTSIELNAIQHSINTQVKVTWAQLGKPIYYRPILISVGMRFLQQMTGITPILVYMEPIFAKSNVSLEPRYDAAIVGAVRLLSVAVAASLMDKAGRKALLYTSSMLMFLSSLTLTMISHTTPCPAVNITAPAPNSELGNTLQASQETALSFVPLISTVVFIFGYAMGWGPITWLLMSEVLPLVARGVASGLCVTVSWVTAFVLTHVFTLLVDAYGLYVPYLMFTVVCVFCLLFNAVCIPETRKRSLEEIENYFRTGRTFTIRQNHPSVVSS from the exons ATGACCTCCGAGAATACGCCATTGCTACGAAGAACTGCATCATCTCTCTCCGAG ATCAATAACTCCAGATTATATCTAGCCGTGTTCTCAGCAGTTCTTGGTAACTTCAACTTTGGTTACTCCCTGGTCTATCCGTCCCCCGTCCTGCCGAAGCTCACAAGTCCCGATGCAGACCCTCGGCTCCGGATGGACCCGAACCAGGCCGCCTGGTTCGGGTCCATCTACTCCCTGGGTGCAGCAGCCGGGGGTCTCGGCGCGATGCTGCTCAACGACCTGATTGGACGGAAGATGAGCATCATGATGTCAGCGGTTCCCTCGACCGCCGG ATACACGCTGATGGGAGGAGCCGTGAACTTGTCGATGCTCCACGCGGGCCGATTCTTAACCGGTGTTGCCGGGGGGATGACGGCTGCTTCAATTCCA GTTTACATCTCAGAGATCTCCCACAAAAAAGTCAGAGGGGCCCTGGGCTCCTGCCCCCAGATCACCGCCGTGTTTGGCACCCTGACGCTCTACGCCCTCG GTCTGGTGGTGCCGTGGCGGTGGCTGGCGGTGGCGGGGTCCGTGCCAGCCGTGCTGATGGTCGTCCTGCTGGTGTTCATGCCTTCCTCCCCCAGGAGACTCCTCTCCCTCGGCCAAGAGCAGAAAGCGGAAAAAGCCCTCCGCTGGCTGAGAGGAAGCAACTACAACACGAGCATAGAGCTCAACGCCATACAG CACAGCATTAACACACAGGTTAAGGTCACCTGGGCTCAGCTGGGCAAGCCCATCTATTACCGGCCAATCCTGATCTCGGTTGGGATGCGTTTCCTGCAACAGATGACGGGAATCACGCCAATTCTGGTTTACATGGAGCCGATCTTTGCTAAGAGCAACGTCTCCCTGGAGCCCAG GTACGATGCTGCCATCGTGGGTGCAGTCCGCCTCCTCTCTGTCGCCGTGGCAGCCAGCCTGATGGACAAGGCAGGACGTAAAGCCCTGCTGTACACGTCCAGCATGCTGATGTTCCTGTCCTCTCTGACGCTGACCATGATCTCCCACACTACACCTTGCCCCGCTGTAAATATTACGGCTCCGGCTCCGAACTCTGAGCTGGGCAACACGTTACAGGCCAGCCAGGAAACGGCTTTGAGCTTCGTCCCGCTCATCAGTACAGTGGTGTTTATATTCG GATACGCCATGGGGTGGGGACCAATCACTTGGCTGCTGATGTCGGAGGTGTTGCCGCTGGTTGCCAGGGGCGTGGCATCAGGCCTGTGTGTCACAGTGAGCTGGGTGACGGCCTTCGTACTCACGCATGTCTTCACCCTCCTGGTGGACGCCTACGGCCTGTACGTTCCCTACCTGATGTTCACGGTGGTGTGCGTCTTCTGCCTGCTGTTCAACGCCGTGTGCATCCCGGAGACTCGCAAGCGCTCGCTGGAGGAAATAGAGAACTATTTCAGGACTGGACGCACGTTCACCATCAGGCAAAATCATCCCAGCGTGGTGTCCAGCTGA
- the slc2a6 gene encoding solute carrier family 2, facilitated glucose transporter member 6 isoform X2 — MDPNQAAWFGSIYSLGAAAGGLGAMLLNDLIGRKMSIMMSAVPSTAGYTLMGGAVNLSMLHAGRFLTGVAGGMTAASIPVYISEISHKKVRGALGSCPQITAVFGTLTLYALGLVVPWRWLAVAGSVPAVLMVVLLVFMPSSPRRLLSLGQEQKAEKALRWLRGSNYNTSIELNAIQHSINTQVKVTWAQLGKPIYYRPILISVGMRFLQQMTGITPILVYMEPIFAKSNVSLEPRYDAAIVGAVRLLSVAVAASLMDKAGRKALLYTSSMLMFLSSLTLTMISHTTPCPAVNITAPAPNSELGNTLQASQETALSFVPLISTVVFIFGYAMGWGPITWLLMSEVLPLVARGVASGLCVTVSWVTAFVLTHVFTLLVDAYGLYVPYLMFTVVCVFCLLFNAVCIPETRKRSLEEIENYFRTGRTFTIRQNHPSVVSS; from the exons ATGGACCCGAACCAGGCCGCCTGGTTCGGGTCCATCTACTCCCTGGGTGCAGCAGCCGGGGGTCTCGGCGCGATGCTGCTCAACGACCTGATTGGACGGAAGATGAGCATCATGATGTCAGCGGTTCCCTCGACCGCCGG ATACACGCTGATGGGAGGAGCCGTGAACTTGTCGATGCTCCACGCGGGCCGATTCTTAACCGGTGTTGCCGGGGGGATGACGGCTGCTTCAATTCCA GTTTACATCTCAGAGATCTCCCACAAAAAAGTCAGAGGGGCCCTGGGCTCCTGCCCCCAGATCACCGCCGTGTTTGGCACCCTGACGCTCTACGCCCTCG GTCTGGTGGTGCCGTGGCGGTGGCTGGCGGTGGCGGGGTCCGTGCCAGCCGTGCTGATGGTCGTCCTGCTGGTGTTCATGCCTTCCTCCCCCAGGAGACTCCTCTCCCTCGGCCAAGAGCAGAAAGCGGAAAAAGCCCTCCGCTGGCTGAGAGGAAGCAACTACAACACGAGCATAGAGCTCAACGCCATACAG CACAGCATTAACACACAGGTTAAGGTCACCTGGGCTCAGCTGGGCAAGCCCATCTATTACCGGCCAATCCTGATCTCGGTTGGGATGCGTTTCCTGCAACAGATGACGGGAATCACGCCAATTCTGGTTTACATGGAGCCGATCTTTGCTAAGAGCAACGTCTCCCTGGAGCCCAG GTACGATGCTGCCATCGTGGGTGCAGTCCGCCTCCTCTCTGTCGCCGTGGCAGCCAGCCTGATGGACAAGGCAGGACGTAAAGCCCTGCTGTACACGTCCAGCATGCTGATGTTCCTGTCCTCTCTGACGCTGACCATGATCTCCCACACTACACCTTGCCCCGCTGTAAATATTACGGCTCCGGCTCCGAACTCTGAGCTGGGCAACACGTTACAGGCCAGCCAGGAAACGGCTTTGAGCTTCGTCCCGCTCATCAGTACAGTGGTGTTTATATTCG GATACGCCATGGGGTGGGGACCAATCACTTGGCTGCTGATGTCGGAGGTGTTGCCGCTGGTTGCCAGGGGCGTGGCATCAGGCCTGTGTGTCACAGTGAGCTGGGTGACGGCCTTCGTACTCACGCATGTCTTCACCCTCCTGGTGGACGCCTACGGCCTGTACGTTCCCTACCTGATGTTCACGGTGGTGTGCGTCTTCTGCCTGCTGTTCAACGCCGTGTGCATCCCGGAGACTCGCAAGCGCTCGCTGGAGGAAATAGAGAACTATTTCAGGACTGGACGCACGTTCACCATCAGGCAAAATCATCCCAGCGTGGTGTCCAGCTGA